The region attttcttcTTCACTCTCTTCAGGTATTTCGTGGTTAACATCCTCAAAAAAATCACTACAGAGTGTACCAGAAGAAGGTGCCCATGCTTTATCACCTGTTGCAATTATCCCCATGAACATTTGATTCAACTTCCTTTCGAATTCAGGATCAATGCccaatgttttaaattttttagtttcaGGCACAACCTACATATAAAATGATTGATTAATAATAGTAATTGGCAATAAcctcataaataaaaaataaaaaatatttagaatttttaatgtACCTGAAGCCTACTCTCCCACCATTCATCAGATGCATCAACGGTTCTTTTTATAGGATTCCACCCTAAACCAGTATCTTCTCCTTTAAGTTTCTTCCAAGCTTTCCATTCTTTTTTTAAGGCATCCCACCTATTTTTAAGTTGTCTTTGTGAAAAACCCTTACCCGTTTCTTTCTCAAAGTTGGTCATTATTTTCAACCATCTATCTTTTGTGAAATGAGTACCAGGCCTATTGCCTTTTAATATCTCTTTAATACAAATATCACAAAATATGTCTGTCAATCTCTTATCCCACATTGCTTTCACTTTTTCATCACTAA is a window of Gossypium hirsutum isolate 1008001.06 chromosome D08, Gossypium_hirsutum_v2.1, whole genome shotgun sequence DNA encoding:
- the LOC107908862 gene encoding L10-interacting MYB domain-containing protein-like, translating into MSTSAIEVSDEKVKAMWDKRLTDIFCDICIKEILKGNRPGTHFTKDRWLKIMTNFEKETGKGFSQRQLKNRWDALKKEWKAWKKLKGEDTGLGWNPIKRTVDASDEWWESRLQVVPETKKFKTLGIDPEFERKLNQMFMGIIATGDKAWAPSSGTLCSDFFEDVNHEIPEESEEENMRNDVLISNDVHISNDVQIDGNSKKKILRRQVHILKLEERNPQNKLEGLQDCPVK